The DNA window attgcaagttaagtactttatagtgcttatcttgttagaagctttgctttaattggttcctattgtgcaatttattcatattgctcatataggtCCATTTGTGTGCAACTATACTTTACCATTGATTAAATTGATAGGATTTTGCATCTAGACGCATTATATACTTAAGTTACAAGTttgcttggaaataaattaggaaaattatattagtaagactcactttgtgtgcttggtgtggtgcttgatttgtgaaattgatataaggggattcctattcggaatttggggacacaattcacccccctcttgtgtaacctAGGTCCAACACCCAACACACCACTGCTTGAAAGAGCCCCATTAGATGACTTCTCAGATGACGTTTGAGAAACAGAATAGTAAATAATATACAtcacttcaaaaaaaattacattccaATTTGGTTTGTTTCACTGATATATAATTGAAAGATTATCTTGAACTCAGACTTTATTTATCAAAGACATCATCAACTTCACCACCAATACCAGCTCTTGAACCTCTGATCCCTAAACCTCTTTGTAATGGTTAAAACACCTGAGATACAGAGAGGGCCTGTGGTTAAAGAGACAAATAGAAACTAAAACTTACCAAATGATTGAAGACCCTTTCACCATCAAGGATATTCCACAGGAGGTTAATAAGACAAATAGAAACTTGCCTCCAATAAGCACTATGCTGCTAATAAATTCTTCAATTTACCTCTACCATGAAAAGGATTGTTAGACAGTCTGTTTCCAGTAAGGTAAAGGAGGGGCATATATctaatttgcttctccaatttCCCATATCAACAATTCAGCATACGTCCAGTACTTGCACTGAAAACAGACAACCAGTAGTTTAGGTGAGCAAATTGTTCTTCCATTAACTCTGGCTTAAAACTCCTCCTTTCTCAATCATCTCGCACGAAATCCTAAACACACTAGTATGTTCTAACTATTCAATTATtacttgtcttttattttccttcagAATGGCATGTCTCTAATTTCACAACTGTGACTCCTGAATCACAACTCCACAAAGGTTTCAGTCcctcaaaatttcaaaacaagTATGGAAATACATGAATGGTTGAAACGTAAATATGAGATTAAGGAAATAACCAATCAATTCTGACCTGCAAATTATGTACAACAAATGGCTCCTCATTTATAACATTAAACTGCAACTCTGAAACTGCAGCACCAGGTGTAATAACACTTGTGTCCACCAAATAATAATGAGTTTTCTTCATCACCTGCCACATAATAAGCTTTACTGATGGGAAAAAGCTGAACTACCAGATATAGAAAATCCAAAAATTTATTCAGTGCAAATGTATACTGGAAGTGATTGACTGGATGACAGATGAGTCATTGCTACAAAACATTGTAATACATCACAAATCCAATTTAGGGCACACTAAAAGGAGCAAGAACAGAAGCTAGAATTTTACACATTTCCCAAACAGAAAGTTCAGGCTGTTTTGAGTTTAGCATCCACTCCAATTGTCCGATCAGTAACACCATTTTATACATTCAGAATTACTAAAGCATGGAATTTAAATGGTCAACATTGTTATCATTTTCTTCATGGTGGTTTGCCCCTGTAGATTTTTCCTCCTCCCTTCCCCTTCTTATTTGAAATTActtattttcttgttctttactCTTTCATTTTCCCACAATGCTTCATGATATAGGATGTTAGTCTGTTAATACAACATACTCAAATTAATACAACATgctcaaaaaaaacaaaacaaaacaaacaagagaAGCTAACAAAGATAAGAGAATGTTGTATGACTGTGTCATGAACAAAgaaagataggataagaaacAAAGTCAAGTGATGTGATGTGATGAGGTAACTCCAACATAAGATAAGATGAGTCTATGATACATGGGtgagaaaaaacataaatatgtcGGATCTCCTGAGCAAAAactaaagaaaattcaaataggAGATGAAAATAAGGATATGGATTGGATAGGATTATAAAATATGGTAGctacataataaattaaaagacgAGAAATTTGAGCAGTGACTCCACATACTTTTTTAATAATATGGACTCATCTTATCAACTGAAAATAATTGGGATTGAAAGGCTTAGATGATAATGATGTATATGATGAAAGCCCTATGTTATTCTATATGTCTGATACACTGCCACCAACCCAATAGATATGTAAAGGTGCACATCAAAAGTTCCCCAAGCCAGCCACGCCACGTGTCACCTCTCTGATCCGTAGTTGGGGCACTAGTGCTAGTgcctatatcacctgaggaggggaaaaataaaataatgaccaGGAGGCCCAGTAGGGATATCGAATAAGAGCATAAAATGAGGAATAAGGTCGGAATATTATATAGCAGTAacgcaatgcaacaatatgtcaTGTCATCAAACAAATGCAATCCGTCATCTAATCGAGCCATGTTGCTAGAGCCAATTATCCGAaaccactagcacatgctctcacaaatatttcgtaccatgccactagagctaattaaccggaaccactagtgcatATCCATACAAGTACTATCAACCAtgtcactagagccaaataacCAAAACCACTAGTGCACATTGACATACGTACCAAAATCTCATCCACCACTTCCACCATGTAACAAATGCAATATCACACATTCATGTTGTGCAACTAAATTCATTGCGTgtaatttcattaaaacataTGATCAAGAGCGTCGACTACTTGATAGGTGATCGAGTGTCCAAGGGTAATGCATCCAACATCGAACACACAATATAGTAAACACTTATTTGAAACTCATTACGGTAGTCAATAGTTTTTCGAAACCAAAGAAAggtaagaaatccctacctcgtttaGCAAACCACCACAACTCTAGCAACCAATCCTCCAAGTTCAAATAACGTAATTCATAATATTTACAACTCATTTCCCTTCCAACAACATCAATTTCAACACACGAATTCACAATAAGACACTTACCTTAGCCAATTCCTCACACCCTTTCTTAATCACTTCTTAGCCAACACCCAATCTCAAACTAAGCCTAAATCTAACAACAATATGCATAAAATTTGGTTAATCAACAAGCTTTTACCCCAAAACCTCTAATTTCAcgaaatcaaaccaaacccataaaccctagtttcaaacccatggaaatcttacctcaatgttgaagaaatcttgaaagCCAAGCTTATACAAGTTCTAAACTCTTGATTCAAGCTTACTTCTCCTTGATCTCCTTCAAAATcatccttctctctctttctctctctctctctcgaccTTTCTTCTTTCAAATAAGTGAAAATAAGTCAAGATTTACCCATTCATGTCTTTTAAAAACCCAATTTCTCAATAGGCGTCCGAACAGCTCCAAAGAGTGTCCGAACACTTTGTCAAGAAAATGAGACAAAGTGTTGCTCTACTCGAGGTGTTTGAACACCTAGTCTGGGTGTTCGGACACTTCCCCCAGTTTTTGCCATAGTTGATTTATACAATCTCCAATCCaagttaaatggtaaaataATGAATCCTCACTATAACTAATCCCTAAAATTCACGTTTTTTTAGGTTAGGTTGTCACAGTTGCTAAGTGAGCACTTTCAGCCCTCTCTCGTTTAATTCTATCTTCTTCTTGCACACAGTGAGATATGAGCTCACTAAGGGTCCAATTATCCTTTTGGGTGTTGCAACTCACCTTGAATTTACTATACTGTGCAGAAAGTGAGATAAGAACCAGATGCACAAGCAAGTCTTCCGACAGATCTAAGTTTAGTGCCTTTAGTTTGGAAGAGATATTTGACATGTGCATGATGTACTCCCTTACATTCCCTTCACCTTTATACTTCATTGAAATAAGGTTAGCCAAAAGGTTACTTGTTTCAGCCTTCTCATTTTTCACAAAACGTTGTTCAATTTCCTCAGGGAACTTCTTAGCAATTTCCACTTCGGACATAGCCCCGAAAAGCTTCCGAAATGGAACGTTTCATGATCATAAGACTCATGAGATTGGAACGGTTCCACCTCTCCATGTTCACTTTGTCTTCAGTGGAACTATTTTCACTAAGAGGTGTAGGTTGTTCTTCCCGAAGTGCAAGGTCAAGATCCATGCAACCAAGAACAATCATAATGTTCTCTTTCTAATTCTTAAAGTTTGTGCCATTAAGCACAGGAATGGAATTGATATTGGCAGATATTGTTGATGCGGAATTGTTAACTGAATCGAGAACAAGACAAAATAGCAAGCTCCCAATCACGTCATAGTACATGAATAAgtaatcaaataaattcattgaCATGATTAAACAATTCAAAAATACCTAGCACAACATTGACATTTACTCTTTGGACAAAAATATCAATTGCAAGTGGTACTCTCAGTGCAATAATCAAATATTAACAACCAATCCTGTCAAGTAACAAACCTTTCTTTGGCCTGACTCATTATTCACATGGAAATCCTAATAATTGTTTGATATTTATTACCACATGCATGTCTATTATTCAGCCAAACAATAACCTTCCTTTAGGCCGATTATCATCCACATAAAGAATGGACACACATCTAAATATTCCAAAAATAAGCTAATCTATATCATAGAGGTTACTTTGGCAACATATACTCTCAATCAATTTATTCTGAAATATCAGACTTCTGAATCCATGCACATAAGCAtagatcaacaaaaaaaatggaaaatatcaCTCAATAATATAACataacctgcttcgataccaattgttatAAGATTTGTATATAATAAGGAACATGCTATATCATCAAGAATACATGTTAAGAAGACAAATCTAAATCCATGTTTACCCAACAGAGAAGGATGGAGTCTTCCAAAGACAAATCACCTTATGTTCTTGAAAACACTAAGAACTCTCACTCTTGA is part of the Tripterygium wilfordii isolate XIE 37 chromosome 7, ASM1340144v1, whole genome shotgun sequence genome and encodes:
- the LOC120002594 gene encoding uncharacterized protein LOC120002594, giving the protein MDRPRSTCNRNWKRNDYAQMKGSLHHFWHYIEEFENLRHNIETGKENIMIVLGCMDLDLALREEQPTPLSENSSTEDKLFGAMSEVEIAKKFPEEIEQRFVKNEKAETSNLLANLISMKYKGEGNVREYIMHMSNISSKLKALNLDLSEDLLVHLVLISLSAQYSKFKVSCNTQKDNWTLSELISHCVQEEDRIKRERAESAHLATVTT